A genomic region of Phoenix dactylifera cultivar Barhee BC4 unplaced genomic scaffold, palm_55x_up_171113_PBpolish2nd_filt_p 000186F, whole genome shotgun sequence contains the following coding sequences:
- the LOC103696444 gene encoding pentatricopeptide repeat-containing protein At5g01110, which translates to MASRLRNATRYSPRPRSSPSRLNPSPPKIPTLFQNPNLSSENPDEILSDLERGIPNPLLHSPSNLPPSVVLDVLSECSRRSPALGQRFVGLLAQRSDLKLSSESLSAMIHICIRNQRTSDAQSLILRMVRRRGTSRSDIVGALLSTYGRFGSNPSVFDLLIRTYVQARKLREASEAFRVLKARRQSVSVNACNSLLAGLVRVGWVDMALEIYKEVVGMGTELNVYTLNIMVNALCKDGRFEDAALFLSEMEKKGLFADIVTYNTLVDACCRNGHLEEALELLNSMVGKGLKPDVRTYNAVLNGFCKNGKYKRAQELLGEMMAGGLVPNASTSNIFLGRLCKEGNVKEAARIYNEMLHRGLAPDMVSFSSMIGLFAKKGYMNRALEYFKEMKAAGLVPDNVIYTMLIGGFCKISLISEALKMRDEMVDHGCMPDVVTYNTILNGMCKEQRLPEADELFSEMTERGVAPDFCTFTTLIHGSCKNGCIEKALNLFDMMLEKNLKPDIVTYNTLIDGLCKEGDMEKANELWDDMCNRGILPNLITYSILIDYHCSKGQVGKAFGYWDEMMEKKILPNIVTYNSIIKGYCRLGDASKAEEFLQKMIQERVFPDRITYNTLIHGFVKEERMQEAFALLNKMDDKGVLPDVITYNVIITGFCEQGKMQEADWVFKRMANRGIQPDRSTYTTLVNGFVAADNLKDAFRLHDEMLQRGFVPDDKF; encoded by the coding sequence ATGGCGTCGCGTTTACGGAACGCCACCAGGTATTCTCCCCGCCCCCGCTCCTCTCCCTCCCGCCTGAACCCTAGCCCTCCCAAAATCccaaccctcttccaaaaccctaACCTTAGCTCAGAGAACCCAGACGAGATCCTCTCCGACCTCGAGCGTGGAATCCCCAATCCTCTCCTCCACTCCCCTTCCAACCTCCCCCCTTCGGTCGTCCTCGACGTCCTCTCCGAATGCAGCCGAAGAAGTCCGGCATTAGGCCAGAGATTCGTCGGTCTCTTGGCCCAGAGATCCGATCTCAAGCTTTCGTCGGAATCCCTCAGCGCGATGATCCATATTTGTATCCGGAACCAGAGGACCTCCGACGCCCAGTCCCTGATCCTCCGGATGGTCCGGCGGAGGGGCACCTCGAGGTCGGATATCGTAGGTGCTTTGCTCTCCACCTACGGCCGTTTCGGATCGAATCCATCTGTGTTCGACCTCTTAATCCGCACCTACGTGCAGGCGAGGAAGCTAAGGGAGGCCTCTGAGGCGTTCCGGGTCTTGAAGGCAAGGAGGCAATCCGTCTCGGTCAATGCGTGCAATAGCCTGCTCGCTGGCTTGGTTcgggtgggttgggtcgacatGGCGTTGGAGATCTATAAAGAGGTCGTGGGAATGGGGACTGAATTGAATGTCTACACTTTGAATATCATGGTGAATGCCTTGTGCAAGGATGGAAGGTTTGAAGATGCCGCCTTGTTCTTGTCAGAAATGGAGAAAAAAGGACTTTTTGCAGATATTGTGACCTACAATACTTTGGTGGATGCATGTTGTCGCAATGGGCATCTGGAAGAAGCCTTGGAGTTGCTGAATTCAATGGTTGGAAAGGGATTAAAGCCTGATGTTAGGACTTATAATGCTGTTCTGAATGGGTTCTGTAAGAATGGGAAGTACAAGAGAGCGCAGGAGTTGCTTGGAGAAATGATGGCCGGTGGATTGGTGCCGAATGCCTCTACTTCTAACATTTTTCTTGGTAGGCTTTGTAAAGAAGGGAATGTGAAGGAAGCAGCAAGGATTTATAATGAAATGTTGCATCGTGGTCTTGCTCCTGATATGGTTAGCTTTAGCTCTATGATAGGCTTGTTTGCTAAGAAAGGGTATATGAATAGGGCGCTAGAGTATTTTAAAGAGATGAAGGCAGCTGGCTTGGTTCCGGATAATGTGATTTATACTATGCTTATTGGTGGTTTTTGCAAGATTAGTTTGATCTCTGAGGCTCTTAAGATGCGTGATGAGATGGTAGATCATGGTTGCATGCCAGATGTGGTCACTTACAATACAATTTTGAATGGGATGTGTAAGGAGCAGAGGCTACCGGAGGCGGATGAGCTGTTCAGTGAAATGACAGAAAGAGGGGTTGCCCCTGATTTTTGCACTTTTACAACTCTCATACATGGATCCTGTAAAAATGGGTGCATAGAGAAAGCTTTGAATTTGTTTGATATGATGCTGGAGAAGAATTTGAAACCAGACATTGTTACTTACAATACTTTGATTGATGGTTTATGCAAAGAAGGGGACATGGAGAAGGCTAATGAGTTGTGGGATGATATGTGCAATAGAGGAATTTTGCCCAATCTCATTACATATAGCATTCTAATAGACTACCATTGTAGTAAGGGGCAAGTTGGAAAAGCTTTTGGGTATTGGGATGaaatgatggaaaaaaaaattttgcctAATATTGTGACTTACAACTCAATTATCAAAGGTTACTGTCGGTTGGGCGATGCATCAAAGGCTGAAGAGTTTTTACAAAAGATGATTCAAGAAAGGGTCTTTCCCGATAGGATAACATACAACACTCTCATTCATGGGTTTGTGAAAGAAGAAAGGATGCAGGAGGCTTTTGCTTTGCTTAACAAGATGGATGATAAAGGAGTGCTTCCTGATGTGATCACATACAATGTGATCATAACTGGTTTTTGTGAACAAGGGAAGATGCAAGAAGCTGATTGGGTCTTCAAGAGAATGGCCAACAGAGGAATTCAACCTGATAGATCTACATATACAACCTTAGTAAATGGCTTTGTTGCTGCTGATAATTTGAAAGATGCATTTCGGCTTCATGATGAAATGCTGCAGAGAGGATTTGTACCTGATGATAAGTTCTGA